The following proteins are encoded in a genomic region of Terriglobales bacterium:
- a CDS encoding site-2 protease family protein encodes MALSDPHQIGSNNGDMLPSNAPEPPEPQGPQAPEDATCIAKPRYWLAGGLLLATFFTTLLAGVQLQNDFINNQPMFTFSQGILPLGWIAQQPSRLLLGIPFSATLLLILLSHEMGHFVACRRYGVQATLPYFIPLPTPIGTLGAFIRIRSPFPSRAALFDIGIAGPIAGFLVAVPALVAGLTLSKIEPDVVSASEIPLGYPAIFHLVRMGENIRWPLSAIYLHPVAMAAWVGMLATSLNLLPGSQLDGGHILYAVWPRAHRTLTRILVIALLPMGLFFWSGWLLWFGILLVFGANHPYVPEQPGLSRGRKWLAVFALIMFVLSFMPVPVHAKGWTLDWHKVVHRVESWFGK; translated from the coding sequence ATGGCTCTCTCTGACCCTCACCAGATCGGCTCCAACAATGGAGACATGCTCCCCAGCAATGCGCCCGAACCCCCAGAACCCCAGGGACCCCAAGCACCAGAAGATGCAACGTGTATAGCCAAACCCCGCTACTGGCTGGCAGGAGGGCTGCTCCTCGCCACCTTTTTCACCACCCTGCTGGCAGGAGTGCAGTTGCAGAACGATTTCATCAACAACCAGCCCATGTTCACATTTTCACAGGGAATTCTTCCCCTGGGATGGATCGCACAACAGCCTTCGCGTCTGCTGCTGGGAATCCCTTTTTCCGCCACGCTCCTGCTCATCCTGCTCTCCCATGAGATGGGCCACTTCGTCGCCTGCCGCCGTTACGGCGTGCAAGCGACGCTGCCCTATTTCATTCCACTCCCCACACCCATTGGAACGTTAGGAGCGTTTATTCGCATCCGATCTCCATTCCCTTCGCGCGCGGCTTTATTCGATATTGGCATCGCCGGCCCCATTGCCGGGTTCCTGGTCGCTGTACCCGCTCTGGTCGCAGGACTGACGCTGTCGAAGATTGAGCCCGATGTGGTCAGCGCTTCTGAAATACCACTTGGGTATCCTGCTATTTTTCATCTGGTCCGCATGGGAGAAAATATCCGCTGGCCGCTGAGTGCAATTTATCTTCACCCGGTGGCGATGGCCGCCTGGGTGGGAATGCTGGCCACCTCGTTGAATCTGTTGCCGGGCAGCCAGCTTGATGGCGGTCATATCCTCTACGCCGTTTGGCCGCGTGCCCATCGAACCCTTACCCGCATTCTGGTGATTGCTCTACTGCCCATGGGCCTCTTCTTCTGGTCAGGCTGGCTGCTATGGTTTGGTATATTGCTGGTTTTCGGAGCAAATCATCCTTACGTTCCAGAGCAACCGGGCCTCAGCCGTGGACGAAAATGGCTTGCAGTCTTTGCCCTCATAATGTTTGTCCTGTCTTTTATGCCGGTGCCGGTTCACGCCAAGGGTTGGACACTTGACTGGCACAAGGTTGTGCATCGCGTGGAGAGCTGGTTCGGTAAATAA
- a CDS encoding GIY-YIG nuclease family protein produces MRYRTRLYYVYIMASGTGTLYVTNSIYQRVLQHQEGVADGFTKKYGVNKLVYFEVFHYVGNAIAREKEIKGWRRSKKIALIESVNPGWRDLSRDFGKEFKPENPRSKRDSSPAASE; encoded by the coding sequence ATGCGTTATAGGACAAGACTATATTACGTTTACATCATGGCCAGCGGCACGGGAACGCTCTATGTGACCAATAGCATCTACCAGCGCGTTTTGCAGCATCAAGAAGGAGTAGCTGATGGGTTCACTAAAAAGTATGGCGTGAATAAGCTGGTCTATTTTGAGGTCTTTCATTATGTCGGCAACGCCATTGCCCGCGAAAAAGAAATCAAAGGTTGGCGCAGGTCGAAGAAGATCGCGTTGATTGAATCAGTCAATCCGGGCTGGCGCGATTTGAGCCGAGATTTCGGGAAGGAATTTAAACCAGAAAATCCTCGTAGCAAAAGGGATTCCTCGCCTGCGGCTTCGGAATGA
- the priA gene encoding primosomal protein N' gives MPIFCDVAVPLPLEGVFTYRIGSNGIEPVVGGRVLVPFRNERLAGVVTKLHDTPPSVETKTVIDVLDQQPVLEGDLLRLGEWISQYYLAPLGEVLRGMVPLAADVKRSYVYRITDLGREVLFKSATAGSSLRAKKTHEEQVEELHVLDYLANRDSATQGSLRAVIGGSRNVLTSLLRKKWITREDASSIRDSRRLRKIAILKPQAAGKATAQQKKIMEALEQHGGRMSLEDLWSKGGSRSALQTLVKHGAVEISEEPMVFQVSGLKAKSSLDFELGQEQRQAQGKILQSTAARKFKVALLHGVTGSGKTAVYLSAMQSVLAEGRSAILLVPEIGLTPAAAANLHNLFGDEVAILHSALSPDERAEQWRRIRAGDARIVVGTRSAVFAPVHDLALIVVDEEHDSSYKQEETPRYHGRDVAVMRGKLANATVVLASATPSLESYHNTQSGRYELIELRQRVEKRPLPEVEVVDMRAEFQQTGEDRIFSRQLAQEVRERLERNEQAMILLNRRGYSPVVLCRACGETVQCRDCAIALTHHKRANTLICHYCGYRQAVPRLCPKCNSEHIFFLGTGSEKLEERLNQEFPRARIGRLDRDTVRRREDFERVLNAFDAGELDLLVGTQMIAKGHDVHGVTLVGVVGADFALGFPDFRAAERTFQLLTQVAGRAGRGNLPGKVILQTYFPDHYAIQYAAKHDYDSFCDKELRFRKWMNYPPFTTVANLLVRSDKLERALQYAGELGQWFEKNKSKGLRVMGPAAAPIVRLKRDYRYHFVLKSDSRERLNGTLRSVIKYSAERKIPRTNIIVDVDAVSLL, from the coding sequence ATGCCCATTTTTTGCGATGTCGCGGTTCCCCTGCCGCTGGAAGGCGTGTTTACCTATCGCATCGGCAGCAACGGAATCGAGCCCGTCGTCGGCGGAAGGGTGTTGGTTCCGTTCCGCAACGAGAGGCTGGCCGGAGTTGTTACCAAACTCCACGACACACCTCCCAGCGTCGAAACCAAGACAGTGATTGATGTACTTGACCAACAGCCGGTGCTGGAGGGCGATTTGCTCCGCCTGGGGGAGTGGATCTCGCAATATTACCTTGCGCCTCTCGGAGAAGTACTGCGCGGCATGGTGCCGCTGGCAGCGGATGTGAAGCGCAGCTACGTCTACCGCATCACAGATTTAGGAAGAGAAGTTCTGTTCAAGTCGGCAACGGCGGGCTCTTCCCTGCGTGCGAAGAAAACGCATGAAGAGCAAGTGGAAGAGTTGCATGTGCTCGATTATCTTGCCAACCGCGACAGTGCGACCCAGGGCTCATTGCGTGCTGTTATCGGCGGGTCACGAAACGTTCTCACCAGCCTGCTGCGCAAGAAATGGATTACCCGCGAAGACGCTTCTTCCATTCGCGACAGCCGCCGCCTGCGCAAGATTGCGATACTAAAGCCGCAAGCCGCAGGCAAAGCTACTGCGCAGCAGAAAAAAATCATGGAAGCACTGGAGCAGCATGGCGGTCGCATGTCACTCGAAGACCTATGGTCTAAGGGCGGCTCGCGCAGTGCCCTGCAAACGCTGGTAAAGCATGGCGCGGTCGAGATCAGTGAAGAGCCGATGGTTTTTCAAGTATCGGGGCTTAAAGCTAAATCTTCCCTGGATTTCGAATTAGGCCAGGAACAACGCCAGGCCCAGGGAAAAATTCTTCAGAGCACAGCCGCGCGAAAATTTAAAGTCGCTCTGCTGCACGGCGTTACCGGCTCGGGGAAGACGGCGGTCTATCTTTCTGCCATGCAGTCGGTCCTGGCTGAGGGCCGCTCTGCGATTTTGCTTGTCCCTGAGATCGGCCTGACCCCCGCAGCAGCCGCCAACCTGCACAATCTTTTCGGAGACGAAGTTGCCATCCTGCACTCGGCGCTCTCGCCGGATGAGCGTGCCGAGCAGTGGCGGCGTATCCGCGCCGGCGATGCCCGCATTGTTGTGGGCACGCGCTCGGCGGTTTTCGCTCCGGTGCATGACTTGGCGCTGATTGTCGTGGATGAAGAGCACGACTCCTCCTACAAGCAGGAAGAGACTCCCCGCTATCACGGACGCGATGTTGCCGTCATGCGTGGCAAACTGGCCAACGCTACCGTTGTGCTGGCTTCGGCGACGCCGTCGCTCGAGTCCTATCACAACACGCAGAGCGGCAGATACGAGCTGATCGAGCTGCGGCAGCGAGTGGAGAAGCGGCCGTTACCGGAAGTCGAAGTCGTGGACATGCGCGCCGAGTTTCAGCAGACCGGCGAAGACCGCATCTTTTCCCGCCAGCTTGCACAGGAGGTACGCGAGCGCCTGGAGCGCAATGAGCAGGCCATGATCCTGCTGAACCGGCGAGGGTACTCCCCGGTTGTGCTCTGCCGCGCCTGTGGCGAGACGGTGCAGTGCCGAGACTGCGCCATCGCTCTCACGCATCACAAGCGCGCCAATACGCTCATCTGCCATTACTGCGGATACCGGCAGGCTGTGCCCAGGCTCTGCCCCAAGTGCAACAGCGAACATATTTTCTTTTTAGGAACGGGCTCGGAAAAGTTAGAGGAGCGCCTGAACCAGGAGTTCCCGCGAGCGCGGATAGGCCGGCTGGATCGCGATACGGTGCGCCGGCGCGAGGATTTCGAGCGCGTGCTCAATGCTTTTGATGCGGGCGAACTCGATTTGCTGGTAGGCACACAGATGATCGCCAAGGGACACGACGTTCACGGCGTGACGCTGGTCGGCGTCGTAGGCGCCGACTTTGCGCTCGGGTTCCCGGATTTCCGCGCCGCCGAGCGCACCTTCCAGTTGCTCACACAGGTCGCCGGACGAGCGGGGCGAGGCAACCTGCCGGGAAAAGTCATCCTGCAGACATATTTTCCCGATCACTATGCCATCCAATATGCCGCCAAGCACGATTACGACTCCTTTTGCGACAAAGAGCTGCGCTTCCGCAAATGGATGAACTATCCGCCTTTCACCACAGTGGCCAATCTCCTGGTGCGCAGCGACAAGCTGGAGCGGGCCCTGCAATACGCGGGCGAGCTGGGACAATGGTTCGAGAAAAACAAGAGCAAAGGATTGCGGGTCATGGGGCCGGCGGCGGCGCCCATCGTGCGCCTTAAGCGGGATTACCGCTATCACTTTGTGCTCAAATCCGACAGCCGGGAGCGGTTGAATGGGACGCTGCGTTCCGTAATCAAATACAGCGCCGAGCGGAAGATTCCGCGGACGAATATTATTGTGGATGTGGATGCGGTTTCGCTGCTGTGA
- a CDS encoding HU family DNA-binding protein, whose protein sequence is MIKLDIINEVVTKTGITKTKSEQAVETVFESMKRALARGDRIELRGFGVFNVRPRKTGIGRNPKTGAEVSIPPGKAVRFKPGKELQSID, encoded by the coding sequence GTGATTAAGCTCGATATTATCAACGAAGTTGTTACTAAGACTGGCATCACCAAGACCAAGTCCGAACAGGCTGTGGAAACCGTGTTTGAGAGCATGAAACGTGCGCTCGCCCGTGGTGACCGCATTGAGCTGCGCGGCTTTGGGGTCTTCAACGTGCGCCCTCGCAAGACCGGCATAGGCCGCAATCCGAAAACCGGCGCCGAGGTCAGCATCCCTCCGGGCAAAGCCGTGCGCTTTAAGCCCGGCAAGGAGTTGCAATCCATAGATTAG